A genomic window from Lotus japonicus ecotype B-129 chromosome 1, LjGifu_v1.2 includes:
- the LOC130736434 gene encoding uncharacterized protein LOC130736434: protein MSPTGSARVFPNGRRRIDVIGAASDWRGERQEQWNEGITLFVDGLDARANYRQVRRMFEKFGKVECVFIQKERRARRKFRFGFVRFGTREEGIRAIQGLNRKKLNSAFITVHTARFPLRYGEERKQAQPRSKQGRPRKQAWRRKEQIVGGLGKKNNTSRMEWRVKRKESAESQENHMETGENAEEFKPT, encoded by the coding sequence ATGAGCCCCActggctctgctagggtttttccAAACGGGAGAAGAAGAATCGATGTCATAGGTGCTGCAAGTGATTGGAGAGGAGAACGACAGGAGCAGTGGAATGAAGGTATTACATTATTTGTGGATGGATTGGATGCGAGAGCAAACTACAGACAAGTGAGGAGGATGTTTGAGAAATTTGGGAAGGTTGAATGCGTCTTCATTCAGAAAGAAAGGAGGGCAAGAAGGAAATTTAGATTTGGGTTTGTAAGGTTTGGTACACGGGAAGAAGGCATTCGGGCTATCCAGGGTCTTAATAGGAAAAAGCTAAACAGTGCTTTCATAACAGTACACACAGCAAGGTTTCCTCTAAGATatggagaagagagaaagcAGGCTCAACCCAGGTCTAAACAGGGACGACCAAGAAAACAGGCATGGAGACGTAAAGAACAGATAGTTGGTGGGTTAGGGAAGAAAAATAATACTTCTCGAATGGAGTGGCGTGTCAAGAGGAAAGAAAGCGCTGAGAGCCAGGAAAACCATATGGAAACAGGTGAGAATGCAGAAGAATTCAAACCTA
- the LOC130736441 gene encoding uncharacterized protein LOC130736441 produces the protein MALVMDNGTQFTSNVTREFCTEMGIEMRFASVEHPQTNGQAESANKVILEGLKKKLDEAKGLWAEELPGVLWAYNTTEQSSTRETPYRLTYGTDVMLPVEIANQNWRVARFNENDNGENLIASLVRLPEEQREAHIRNEAGKVKCKSYQGSLPFFGS, from the exons ATGGCATTGGTGATGGACAATGGAACCCAATTTACAAGTaatgttacccgggaattttgcacggaaatgggaattgaaatgcgatTTGCCTCGGTAGAACACCCACAAACCAATGGACAGGCCGAGTCAGCAAACAAGGTTATTTTAGAAGGCTTAAAGAAAAAGCTGGATGAAGCGAAAGGACTTTGGGCGGAAGAATTACCAGGCGTCCTATGGGCATATAACACCACTGAGCAGTCAAGCACCAGGGAAACCCCATATCGTTTGACTTATGGAACGGATGTCATGCTCCCTGTGGAGATTGCCAACCAAAATTGGCgggtggctcggtttaatgagaatgacaatggAGAAAATTTGATAGCAAGCCTAGTTAGGCTGCCTGAAGAACAACGGGAGGCGCatataagaaatgaggcgggaaaggTGAAG tgcaaatcgtatcaag GCTCATTGCCATTTTTTGGTTCTTGA